The Rubrobacter naiadicus genome window below encodes:
- the hisIE gene encoding bifunctional phosphoribosyl-AMP cyclohydrolase/phosphoribosyl-ATP diphosphatase HisIE produces the protein MSAAENVNFGESGLVPVVAQDANTGEVLTLAYANREALERTLESGEAHYYSRSRRELWRKGATSGNTQRVVEVRVDCDGDALLYKVEPRGPACHTGQKSCFFKALAGEGVGLALGGKKEEDDFGAMVRELAGTIAQRHREMPEGSYTAELLRQGRARVAQKVGEEAVEVVVAALAGERVAEETADLLYHLLVLLEEQQVGVEDVTRVLRERHG, from the coding sequence TTGAGCGCAGCGGAGAACGTGAACTTCGGTGAGAGCGGGCTGGTCCCGGTCGTGGCGCAGGACGCGAATACGGGCGAGGTCCTCACGCTCGCCTACGCCAACAGGGAGGCTCTGGAGCGCACGCTCGAGAGCGGCGAGGCGCATTACTACTCCCGATCGCGGCGAGAACTCTGGCGCAAGGGGGCGACGAGCGGCAACACCCAGAGGGTGGTCGAGGTGCGGGTGGACTGCGACGGAGACGCGCTCCTCTACAAGGTGGAGCCGCGTGGGCCGGCGTGCCACACGGGGCAGAAGAGCTGCTTCTTCAAGGCGCTCGCCGGGGAGGGCGTGGGGCTCGCGCTCGGCGGGAAGAAGGAGGAGGACGATTTCGGGGCGATGGTGCGCGAGCTCGCCGGGACGATAGCCCAGCGCCACCGCGAGATGCCCGAGGGGTCCTACACGGCGGAGCTCCTCCGGCAGGGCAGGGCCCGGGTCGCACAGAAGGTGGGCGAGGAGGCGGTCGAGGTCGTGGTGGCCGCGCTTGCGGGTGAGAGGGTGGCCGAGGAGACGGCGGATCTCCTCTACCACCTGCTGGTCTTGCTCGAGGAGCAGCAGGTGGGTGTGGAGGACGTGACGCGCGTCCTGCGCGAGCGACATGGCT
- the hisF gene encoding imidazole glycerol phosphate synthase subunit HisF: MALCVRIIPCLDVDAGRVVKGTRFENLRDAGDPVELAALYDREGADEIVFYDITASHERRGTAAELARRAAEEVFVPYTIGGGVRTVEDMRAMLRAGADKVSINSAAVRDPALISRGAERFGSQCIVLSVDVKRGEGGAGWEVYLNGGRVNTGRDALEWLAEGERRGAGEFVLNSMDSDGTETGYDLDLISAVAGRTTLPIVASGGAGHPDHMVAAVEAGASAVLAASIFHFGSWSIRDVKEYLARKGVPVRFERSGERELR, from the coding sequence ATGGCCCTCTGCGTGCGCATAATCCCCTGTCTGGACGTGGACGCCGGACGCGTCGTGAAGGGCACCCGCTTCGAGAACCTGCGCGACGCGGGGGATCCGGTCGAGCTCGCCGCCCTCTACGACCGCGAGGGGGCCGACGAGATCGTCTTCTACGACATCACCGCCTCCCACGAGCGCCGCGGGACCGCGGCGGAGCTGGCCCGTCGCGCCGCCGAGGAGGTCTTCGTCCCCTACACGATAGGCGGCGGGGTGAGGACCGTGGAGGACATGCGGGCGATGCTGCGGGCCGGGGCGGACAAGGTCTCCATAAACTCCGCCGCCGTCAGGGACCCCGCCCTCATAAGCCGGGGCGCGGAGCGTTTCGGTAGCCAGTGTATCGTGCTGAGCGTGGACGTGAAACGCGGGGAGGGTGGCGCGGGTTGGGAAGTCTACCTGAACGGGGGCCGGGTGAACACCGGCAGGGACGCGTTGGAGTGGCTCGCCGAGGGCGAGCGGCGGGGCGCCGGGGAGTTCGTTTTGAACAGCATGGACTCCGACGGCACCGAGACCGGATACGACCTGGATCTCATCTCCGCGGTCGCCGGGAGGACGACCCTCCCGATCGTGGCCTCCGGGGGGGCGGGGCATCCGGATCACATGGTGGCGGCCGTCGAGGCGGGGGCGAGCGCGGTGCTGGCGGCGAGCATCTTCCACTTCGGGTCGTGGAGCATACGGGATGTCAAGGAGTACCTGGCGAGAAAGGGGGTCCCGGTCCGTTTTGAGCGCAGCGGAGAACGTGAACTTCGGTGA
- the glmM gene encoding phosphoglucosamine mutase → MAEARIRFGTDGVRGEANSSLLPEHALRLGLAAARTLGRRVCIGRDTRLSGGMLSCALAAGLASGGTEVLDLGVLPTPAVAALAPELGMDAAGVVSASHNPYPDNGIKFFSGEGVKLSEEQERELERLTAGEFPERPVGSGVGGVRAVEDAAGMYVEGVLSRLYPDAGGRRILLDCANGAACETAPLAFERLGADFGLVAAEPDGTNINDGCGSTHIGDLDPSGYDVAFAFDGDADRVLALDERGGVVDGDRIIAILARDLAERGQIGGGVVVTVMSNLGFFKAMERLGIPCEVVPVGDRYVAEAMRRTGAAVGGEQSGHVIVSRYSKTGDGLVTALALLEVMERSGMPLYELAGVMEVYPQTLINVPVGGADAGEVCDSEEVRRAVEEARRRLGDEGRILLRPSGTEPVVRVMVEHLDERVCTEVCEEVAEVVAGVRC, encoded by the coding sequence TTGGCTGAGGCACGGATCAGGTTCGGAACGGACGGGGTGCGGGGGGAGGCCAACTCCTCCCTGCTCCCGGAGCACGCGCTACGCCTCGGCCTCGCCGCCGCCCGGACGCTCGGCAGGCGGGTGTGCATCGGGCGCGACACCCGGCTCTCGGGCGGGATGCTCTCGTGTGCGCTGGCGGCCGGGCTGGCGAGCGGCGGGACGGAGGTACTCGACCTCGGTGTCTTGCCGACGCCGGCGGTCGCGGCGCTCGCTCCCGAGCTCGGGATGGATGCGGCCGGGGTGGTGAGCGCCTCGCACAATCCCTACCCGGACAACGGCATAAAGTTCTTCTCCGGCGAGGGGGTCAAGCTCTCCGAGGAGCAGGAGCGTGAGCTCGAACGCCTTACGGCCGGGGAGTTCCCGGAGCGGCCCGTCGGCAGCGGGGTCGGCGGCGTGAGGGCGGTGGAGGATGCCGCCGGCATGTACGTCGAGGGGGTTCTCTCACGGCTGTATCCGGATGCCGGAGGCCGTAGGATACTGCTCGACTGCGCCAACGGGGCGGCGTGCGAGACCGCTCCGCTGGCCTTCGAGAGGCTCGGAGCGGATTTCGGGCTGGTCGCCGCCGAACCCGACGGTACGAACATAAACGACGGCTGCGGTTCGACCCACATAGGAGATCTCGACCCCTCCGGGTACGACGTGGCCTTCGCCTTCGACGGGGACGCCGACCGGGTACTCGCGCTGGACGAGCGCGGAGGGGTGGTGGACGGGGACAGGATCATCGCCATCCTGGCCCGGGACCTCGCCGAGCGGGGCCAGATAGGTGGGGGGGTCGTGGTGACCGTCATGAGCAACCTGGGGTTTTTCAAGGCGATGGAGCGGCTGGGGATACCTTGCGAGGTCGTACCGGTCGGGGACAGGTACGTGGCCGAGGCGATGCGGCGCACGGGTGCTGCGGTGGGCGGGGAGCAGTCCGGGCACGTGATCGTTTCGCGTTACTCGAAGACCGGGGACGGGCTCGTGACCGCGCTGGCGCTGCTCGAGGTCATGGAGCGTTCCGGGATGCCGCTGTACGAGCTGGCGGGGGTGATGGAGGTCTACCCGCAAACCCTGATCAACGTGCCCGTCGGTGGGGCTGATGCGGGGGAGGTCTGCGACTCGGAGGAGGTGAGGCGGGCGGTGGAGGAGGCCCGGCGCCGGCTCGGGGACGAGGGGCGTATTTTGCTCAGGCCGAGCGGGACGGAACCGGTGGTGCGGGTCATGGTCGAGCACTTGGACGAGAGGGTGTGCACGGAGGTGTGTGAAGAAGTTGCAGAGGTGGTCGCGGGGGTGAGGTGTTGA
- the rpsI gene encoding 30S ribosomal protein S9: MAEALYRATGRRKTSVAQVRLYAGDGKITVNGRDYTEYFPRLTYQRTVRSPLEILDAAGRYDVVAKVTGGGLTGQAEALRHGIARALAEESQQARGDLKEAGFLTRDARAVERKKYGLKKARKRPQFSKR; encoded by the coding sequence TTGGCAGAGGCACTCTACAGAGCCACGGGCAGGCGCAAGACCTCCGTCGCGCAGGTCAGGCTGTACGCCGGGGACGGCAAGATCACGGTCAACGGCAGGGACTACACGGAGTACTTCCCGCGCCTGACCTACCAGCGGACGGTGCGCTCCCCGCTGGAGATACTCGACGCCGCCGGGCGCTACGACGTGGTGGCGAAGGTCACGGGCGGTGGGCTCACCGGGCAGGCCGAAGCGCTGCGCCACGGCATAGCGCGGGCGCTGGCGGAGGAGTCTCAGCAGGCGCGCGGAGACCTCAAGGAGGCGGGGTTCCTCACCCGCGACGCGCGGGCCGTCGAGCGCAAGAAGTACGGCCTCAAGAAGGCCCGCAAGCGCCCACAGTTCTCCAAGCGCTAG
- the rplM gene encoding 50S ribosomal protein L13, translated as MKSYMARPGTVERKWYVIDAEGKHLGRLAAEIAMLLRGKRKPQYTPHVDVGDFVVVVNAEKVVVSGRKAEQKLYRWHTGYPGGLKSRTYEEMLQKRPTEIIRKAVYGMMPKTRLARRQLGKLKIYAGPEHPHAAQSPEPYEVR; from the coding sequence ATGAAGAGTTACATGGCGCGACCCGGAACGGTCGAGCGGAAGTGGTACGTCATAGACGCCGAGGGCAAGCACCTCGGGCGTCTGGCCGCCGAGATAGCGATGCTCCTGCGGGGCAAGAGGAAACCACAGTACACCCCACACGTGGACGTGGGGGACTTCGTGGTCGTCGTGAACGCCGAGAAGGTCGTGGTCAGCGGGCGCAAGGCCGAGCAGAAGCTCTACCGCTGGCACACGGGATACCCGGGCGGGCTCAAGAGCCGCACCTACGAGGAGATGCTGCAGAAGCGGCCGACCGAGATCATCCGCAAGGCGGTCTACGGGATGATGCCCAAGACCAGGCTCGCCCGCAGGCAGCTCGGGAAGTTGAAGATCTACGCCGGGCCTGAGCACCCGCACGCAGCTCAGAGCCCCGAGCCCTACGAGGTGAGGTGA
- a CDS encoding ribonucleotide-diphosphate reductase subunit beta, which produces MSQCCGGGGEKPYDLSKRINVEDKRLLNCKAVDVNQLWPLKYEWAWEHYLNGCANNWMPSEVPMQKDISLWHSPDGLTDAERLVIMRNLGFFSTGESLVGNNIVLAIFEHITNPEARQYLLRQAYEEAVHTHAFHYIVESLGLDGREVFNMYHEVDSIRGKDEFVMSLTEAIMRPGFTTETVEGIQEFIKNLVGFYVIMEGIFFYSGFVMILSFHRQNRMTGIGEQFQYILRDETVHLNFGIDLINTIKEENPEAWTPELRREIVEMIRKAVEFEIAYAKACLPEGVLGLNANLFREYVGYIADRRLRRIGLPAQYRSRNPFPWMSETMDLTKEKNFFETRVTEYQSAGSLIWD; this is translated from the coding sequence ATGTCCCAGTGCTGTGGTGGAGGGGGCGAGAAGCCCTATGACCTCAGCAAGAGGATAAACGTCGAGGACAAGCGGCTTTTGAACTGCAAGGCCGTGGACGTCAACCAGCTGTGGCCGCTCAAGTACGAGTGGGCCTGGGAGCACTACCTCAACGGGTGTGCGAACAACTGGATGCCTTCCGAGGTGCCGATGCAGAAGGACATCTCGCTCTGGCACTCCCCTGACGGGCTCACCGACGCCGAGCGGCTCGTGATCATGCGCAACCTCGGATTCTTCTCGACCGGAGAGTCGCTCGTCGGCAACAACATCGTGCTCGCCATCTTCGAGCACATCACCAACCCCGAGGCGCGCCAGTACCTCCTGCGGCAGGCCTACGAGGAGGCCGTCCACACCCACGCTTTCCACTACATCGTCGAGTCTCTGGGCCTCGACGGGCGCGAGGTCTTCAACATGTACCACGAGGTCGACTCGATCCGGGGCAAGGACGAGTTCGTCATGTCGCTCACCGAGGCGATCATGCGTCCGGGCTTCACCACCGAGACGGTCGAGGGGATCCAGGAGTTCATCAAGAACCTGGTCGGCTTCTACGTGATCATGGAGGGGATCTTCTTCTACTCCGGGTTCGTGATGATCCTCTCGTTCCACCGCCAGAACCGGATGACAGGCATCGGCGAGCAGTTCCAGTACATCCTGCGCGACGAGACGGTCCATCTCAACTTCGGGATAGACCTCATCAACACCATAAAGGAAGAGAACCCGGAGGCCTGGACCCCGGAGCTGCGGCGCGAGATCGTGGAGATGATCCGCAAGGCCGTCGAGTTCGAGATAGCCTACGCGAAGGCGTGCCTGCCGGAGGGCGTGCTAGGTCTCAACGCGAACCTGTTCCGCGAGTACGTCGGCTACATCGCCGATAGGCGTCTCAGGAGGATCGGGCTGCCCGCGCAGTACCGCTCGCGCAACCCCTTCCCCTGGATGAGCGAGACGATGGACCTCACCAAGGAGAAGAACTTCTTCGAGACGCGGGTCACCGAGTACCAGAGCGCGGGCTCGCTCATCTGGGACTGA
- a CDS encoding ribonucleoside-diphosphate reductase subunit alpha yields the protein MTGEMQVRKRDGRIVAFDAGRIARAVEGAFRAERGLGRDDALDEDLREEIERTTTAVVSRLPRDGGPVEVEAIQDLVEEQLMRDGNYRVARRYIVYREERKKARMLRGEEGEARGGPSIRVRYADGRESAVETWRIRRRIEEACRDLPDVDPQRVLDETLASLYDGITPGQLQQAMVLAARSFIEVEPAYSTVAARLLLGIIYREAWGGMPRPEEFEEVYRARFAEYLRRGVEAERLDPKLLDFDLEKVSAALEPARDDSFTYLGLQTIYDRYLIQADEQRIECPQYFWMRVAMGLALREEEREERAIEFYQMLSTFRVVSATPTLFNSGTTHPQLSSCYLTTVSDDLEGIFKAISDNAKLSKWAGGLGNDWSRIRATGSLIKGTGGKSQGVIPFLKIVNDTAVAVNQGGKRKGAACAYLETWHLDIEDFLELRKNTGDERRRTHDMNTANWVPDLFIKRVIEGGEWTLFSPNEVPDLHELYGRAFEERYLEYERMAEEGKLRQYKKVEAASLWKKMLSMLFETGHPWITFKDPSNIRSPQDHAGVVHSSNLCTEILLNTSDEETAVCNLASVNLAAHTDAYGLDEERLAETVRVAVRMLDNVIDINFYPTPEARRANLRHRPVGLGIMGFQDALFEQRISYASEEAIRFADYSMEFISYHAILASTELAAERGTYESYEGSKWSRGLLPIDTIDLLEEERGMPVLMDRQKTLDWEPVRRAVAEHGMRNSNVMAIAPTATISNISGVSQSIEPTYSNLYVKSNLSGDFTIVNEHLVRDLKKRGLWDEEMLEDLKYFDGSVQEIERIPEDLKKLYLTAFEIDSGWLIDCASRRQKWLDMGQSLNLYLARPSGRELSEMYLNAWRKGLKTTYYLRSRGATGVEKASMDINKRGIQPRWMKSVSASSRVKVEEDEPVVRGATCSPDDVECEACQ from the coding sequence ATGACGGGGGAGATGCAGGTCAGGAAGCGGGATGGCCGGATCGTTGCTTTCGACGCGGGCAGGATAGCACGTGCCGTCGAAGGAGCGTTCCGCGCGGAGCGGGGGCTCGGCAGGGACGACGCACTCGACGAGGACCTGCGCGAGGAGATCGAGCGCACGACGACGGCGGTGGTCTCGCGCCTGCCGCGGGACGGCGGGCCGGTCGAGGTCGAGGCTATACAGGATCTCGTCGAGGAGCAGCTCATGCGCGACGGGAACTACCGGGTGGCCCGCCGCTACATCGTCTACCGCGAGGAGCGTAAGAAGGCGCGGATGCTGCGCGGCGAGGAGGGCGAGGCCCGGGGCGGTCCCTCCATCAGGGTACGCTACGCGGACGGCAGGGAGAGCGCGGTGGAGACCTGGCGCATCCGGCGCAGGATCGAGGAGGCCTGCCGGGATCTTCCGGACGTGGATCCGCAGCGGGTTTTGGACGAGACGCTCGCCTCGCTCTACGACGGGATAACGCCGGGACAGCTGCAGCAGGCGATGGTGCTCGCCGCGCGCTCGTTCATAGAGGTCGAGCCCGCATACAGCACGGTCGCCGCTCGTCTTTTGCTCGGGATCATCTACCGGGAGGCGTGGGGCGGGATGCCGCGACCGGAGGAATTCGAGGAGGTCTATCGTGCCCGCTTCGCGGAGTATCTGCGGCGGGGTGTCGAGGCCGAGAGGCTTGATCCAAAGCTGCTCGACTTCGACCTGGAGAAGGTCTCCGCCGCGCTCGAGCCCGCCCGTGACGACAGCTTCACCTACCTGGGGCTTCAGACCATCTACGACCGGTACCTCATCCAGGCCGACGAGCAGCGCATAGAGTGCCCGCAGTACTTCTGGATGCGGGTCGCGATGGGGCTTGCGCTGCGCGAGGAGGAGCGCGAAGAGCGGGCCATAGAGTTCTACCAGATGCTCTCCACCTTCCGGGTCGTCTCCGCCACGCCCACCCTCTTCAACTCCGGGACTACGCACCCGCAGCTCTCCAGCTGCTACCTCACCACCGTCTCCGACGATCTCGAGGGCATCTTCAAGGCCATCTCCGACAACGCCAAGCTCAGCAAGTGGGCCGGCGGGCTCGGCAACGACTGGAGCCGCATCCGGGCTACGGGTTCTCTCATCAAGGGGACGGGCGGCAAGAGCCAGGGGGTCATCCCGTTCCTCAAGATCGTCAACGACACCGCCGTGGCGGTCAACCAGGGCGGCAAGCGCAAGGGTGCGGCCTGCGCCTACCTGGAGACCTGGCACCTCGACATAGAGGACTTCCTCGAGCTCAGGAAGAACACCGGGGACGAGCGGCGCCGCACCCACGATATGAACACCGCCAACTGGGTGCCGGACCTCTTCATCAAGCGGGTCATCGAGGGTGGGGAGTGGACCCTCTTCTCCCCGAACGAGGTTCCGGATCTGCACGAGCTCTACGGCCGGGCGTTCGAGGAGCGCTACCTGGAGTACGAGCGGATGGCGGAGGAGGGGAAGCTCCGGCAGTATAAGAAGGTCGAGGCCGCATCCCTGTGGAAGAAGATGCTCTCGATGCTCTTCGAGACCGGGCACCCCTGGATCACGTTCAAGGATCCCTCCAACATCCGCTCGCCGCAGGATCACGCCGGCGTGGTGCACAGCTCCAACCTCTGCACCGAGATACTGCTGAACACCTCCGACGAGGAGACCGCCGTCTGCAACCTGGCCTCGGTCAACCTGGCGGCCCACACCGACGCCTACGGCCTCGACGAGGAGCGGCTCGCCGAGACCGTGAGGGTCGCCGTGAGGATGCTGGACAACGTCATCGACATAAACTTCTACCCCACGCCCGAGGCGCGGCGGGCCAACCTCAGGCACCGTCCGGTGGGGCTGGGGATCATGGGCTTTCAGGACGCGCTCTTCGAGCAGCGCATCAGCTACGCGAGCGAAGAGGCCATCCGCTTCGCCGACTACTCGATGGAGTTCATCTCCTACCACGCCATCCTCGCCTCCACCGAGCTCGCCGCCGAGCGGGGCACCTACGAGAGCTACGAGGGCTCTAAGTGGAGCCGGGGGCTGCTGCCCATAGACACGATAGACCTGCTCGAGGAGGAGCGCGGGATGCCGGTCCTGATGGACCGGCAGAAGACGCTCGACTGGGAGCCGGTGAGAAGGGCCGTCGCCGAGCACGGGATGAGGAACAGCAACGTGATGGCCATAGCTCCGACCGCGACCATCTCGAACATCTCCGGCGTCTCGCAGTCCATCGAGCCCACCTACTCGAACCTCTACGTCAAGAGCAACCTCTCGGGGGACTTCACCATCGTCAACGAGCACCTGGTGCGTGATCTCAAGAAGCGCGGGCTCTGGGACGAGGAGATGCTCGAGGACCTCAAGTACTTCGACGGCTCGGTGCAGGAGATAGAGCGCATCCCCGAAGACCTCAAGAAACTCTACCTCACCGCCTTCGAGATAGACTCCGGCTGGCTCATAGACTGCGCGAGCCGTCGCCAGAAGTGGCTGGACATGGGGCAGTCGCTGAACCTCTACCTCGCCCGCCCGAGCGGCCGGGAGCTCTCCGAGATGTACCTCAACGCCTGGCGCAAGGGGCTCAAGACCACCTACTACCTGCGCAGCCGCGGGGCCACGGGCGTCGAGAAGGCGAGCATGGACATCAACAAGCGGGGCATCCAGCCGCGCTGGATGAAGAGCGTCTCGGCCTCCAGCCGGGTGAAGGTCGAGGAGGACGAGCCCGTCGTGAGGGGGGCGACCTGCTCCCCGGACGACGTCGAGTGCGAGGCCTGCCAGTAG
- a CDS encoding O-methyltransferase, which yields MMDEAVLEALDAYVERLFAPQDEALEFAISASRRAGLPDIQVSPVEGRLLQLLARMVGARRILEIGTLGGYSAIHLARALPDGGTMISLEASAHHAEVARANIEYAGLSEKVEVRTGDARELIEQMITGGEEPFDVIFIDADKRGYPEYLDLSLTLSHPGTLILADNTFRGGTVVQPTDETSRALHEFNLALARDPHLEAILIPVVRERVDGLSIARVKNI from the coding sequence ATGATGGATGAAGCGGTGCTGGAGGCGTTGGACGCTTATGTGGAGCGCCTTTTCGCGCCGCAGGACGAAGCCCTCGAGTTCGCCATCTCCGCCTCGCGTCGCGCCGGGCTCCCGGACATACAGGTCTCCCCGGTCGAGGGACGGCTGCTGCAGCTTCTGGCGCGGATGGTCGGGGCGCGGCGCATCCTCGAGATAGGGACCCTCGGCGGCTACAGCGCCATCCATCTCGCCCGCGCCCTGCCCGACGGAGGTACCATGATCTCTCTGGAGGCGAGCGCGCACCACGCGGAGGTGGCGCGCGCCAACATCGAGTACGCCGGGCTCTCCGAAAAAGTCGAGGTCCGCACCGGCGACGCCCGCGAGCTCATCGAACAGATGATCACAGGCGGCGAGGAGCCCTTCGACGTCATCTTCATAGACGCAGACAAGAGAGGCTACCCGGAATACCTCGACCTCTCCCTCACGCTCTCCCACCCCGGTACCCTCATCCTCGCCGACAACACCTTCCGGGGCGGCACGGTGGTCCAGCCCACGGACGAAACCTCCCGTGCCCTGCACGAGTTCAACTTGGCCCTCGCCCGTGATCCCCACCTCGAGGCCATCCTCATCCCCGTGGTACGGGAGAGGGTGGATGGCCTCTCCATCGCCAGGGTGAAGAACATCTGA
- the truA gene encoding tRNA pseudouridine(38-40) synthase TruA: MRFAGLVEYDGTDFSGWARQPGRRTVEETLSRALSTILRQPVRLTAAGRTDAGVHARGQVVSFDAETGLSPSLIAYKTSAVLPEDVALRRCVRVPEGFDARRDAVSRSYEYRIVNSSTRSPLERRYAVHVPAVLDRGLLAEAASLVRGTHDFRAFTPAKTYHVRFERLISESRWEERGGVLTYRITADAFMYNMVRSLVGTMLEVARGRRSLRDFGRLLEGAERSEAGPTAPARGLTLVGVEYDEDPWERSDDG, encoded by the coding sequence GTGAGGTTCGCCGGGCTCGTCGAGTACGACGGGACGGACTTCTCCGGCTGGGCCCGCCAGCCGGGCCGGAGGACGGTCGAGGAGACGCTCTCCCGGGCGCTCTCCACCATTTTGCGCCAGCCGGTGAGGCTCACCGCCGCGGGGCGCACCGACGCCGGCGTACACGCACGGGGGCAGGTCGTCTCCTTCGACGCCGAGACCGGCCTCTCCCCATCCCTCATCGCCTACAAGACCAGCGCCGTACTGCCGGAGGACGTCGCCCTGCGCCGCTGCGTACGCGTCCCCGAGGGGTTCGACGCCCGGCGGGACGCCGTGAGCCGCAGCTACGAGTACAGGATAGTGAACTCCTCGACCCGCTCGCCGCTCGAGCGCCGCTACGCCGTCCACGTGCCGGCTGTCCTCGACCGGGGTTTGCTCGCGGAGGCCGCCTCGCTCGTTCGCGGCACCCACGACTTCAGGGCCTTCACACCGGCGAAGACCTACCACGTCCGCTTCGAGCGGCTAATCAGCGAATCCCGCTGGGAGGAGAGGGGGGGCGTCCTTACCTACAGGATCACGGCCGACGCCTTCATGTACAACATGGTCCGCTCGCTGGTGGGTACGATGCTCGAGGTGGCGCGCGGCAGGAGGAGCCTGAGGGATTTCGGTCGCCTGCTCGAGGGTGCAGAGCGCTCCGAGGCCGGCCCGACGGCGCCGGCGAGGGGCCTCACCCTCGTCGGGGTGGAGTATGATGAAGATCCATGGGAGAGAAGCGATGATGGATGA
- a CDS encoding energy-coupling factor transporter transmembrane component T family protein has translation MVRRGFGRFYPASSPLHALDPRTKLLGTVLVVAGLFLVGSLAGLALFAAAVGILFVASRVPPRAFLGALWPVSYIVLLTFVFQALFYHRGVIVFSSGPVEVHAGGLRMGFFLASRIVLLVLAAGLLTATTSPLALADGLEILLSPLRRVRFPVHELTMMVTIALRFIPTLQEEAERIREAQAARGAVFDEGGLLGRARSFVPILVPLTVGAFRQADELAEAMESRGYRGGAGRTRYRELHFGGQDALALIFAALLFLAGVAL, from the coding sequence GTGGTACGGAGGGGCTTCGGCAGGTTCTACCCGGCGTCATCCCCGCTGCATGCGCTCGACCCGCGCACGAAGCTGCTCGGGACGGTGCTGGTCGTGGCGGGGCTCTTCCTCGTCGGAAGCCTGGCGGGGCTCGCGCTCTTCGCCGCGGCGGTGGGCATCCTGTTCGTGGCGAGCCGGGTTCCGCCGCGGGCTTTTCTGGGGGCGCTCTGGCCGGTGTCTTACATCGTCCTCCTGACTTTCGTCTTTCAGGCCCTCTTCTACCATCGGGGGGTGATCGTGTTCTCCTCCGGCCCGGTCGAAGTTCACGCCGGGGGGCTCCGGATGGGCTTCTTCCTCGCCTCCCGGATAGTGCTGCTCGTGCTGGCCGCCGGCCTTCTCACCGCGACCACCAGCCCTCTCGCGCTCGCCGACGGGCTCGAGATCCTCCTCTCGCCGCTGCGCCGGGTGCGCTTCCCGGTCCACGAGCTGACGATGATGGTGACGATAGCGCTGCGCTTCATCCCGACGCTGCAGGAGGAGGCGGAGAGGATACGCGAGGCCCAGGCCGCACGAGGGGCCGTCTTCGACGAGGGCGGCCTGCTCGGGCGCGCGAGGAGCTTCGTCCCTATCCTGGTGCCCCTCACGGTCGGGGCGTTCCGGCAGGCCGACGAGCTCGCCGAGGCGATGGAGAGCCGGGGCTACCGCGGCGGTGCGGGCCGCACCCGCTACCGCGAGCTGCATTTCGGCGGGCAGGACGCGCTGGCGCTCATCTTCGCCGCGCTGCTCTTCCTCGCGGGGGTGGCGCTGTGA
- a CDS encoding energy-coupling factor ABC transporter ATP-binding protein, with product MRLELEDIWYSYPGGRTVLKGISLAVAEGEVLGIVGPTGSGKSTLARQMNLLLEPERGRVLIDGEDAGQMDHRELRRRIGLSFQFPEAALFAPTVREDVAFAPRQLGLPEEEVTERTERALAALDASHLAERSIYALSGGEKRRVAIAGVLAMEPEVLVLDEPTAGLDPASRQALISLIGDLAGEGRSVVLISHDVDEVAEVSDRVCLLDDGVVRAFGTPAEVFYANPDFAPATVRTVLHLLESFPHLGRPVRFGETLSVLGDLLEG from the coding sequence GTGAGGCTCGAGCTGGAGGATATCTGGTACTCCTATCCGGGAGGACGTACGGTTCTTAAGGGGATCTCGCTCGCCGTCGCGGAGGGGGAGGTGCTCGGGATCGTGGGTCCCACGGGTTCGGGGAAGAGCACGCTCGCCCGGCAGATGAACCTGTTGCTCGAGCCGGAGCGCGGACGGGTCCTCATAGACGGAGAGGACGCCGGGCAGATGGACCACAGGGAGCTTCGGCGCAGGATCGGGCTCTCCTTCCAGTTCCCCGAGGCGGCGCTCTTCGCCCCGACCGTGAGGGAGGACGTCGCCTTCGCCCCGAGGCAGCTCGGGCTGCCGGAAGAGGAGGTGACGGAGAGGACGGAGCGGGCGCTCGCGGCGCTGGACGCCTCCCACCTCGCGGAACGTTCGATCTACGCGCTCTCCGGCGGCGAGAAGCGGAGGGTGGCCATAGCCGGTGTTCTGGCCATGGAACCCGAGGTGCTCGTGCTCGACGAACCGACGGCGGGCCTCGATCCCGCGAGCAGGCAGGCCCTGATCTCGTTGATCGGCGATCTCGCGGGGGAGGGTAGGTCGGTGGTTCTCATCTCGCACGACGTCGACGAGGTGGCGGAGGTGTCCGATCGTGTCTGCCTGCTCGATGATGGGGTGGTGCGCGCGTTCGGGACGCCTGCGGAGGTCTTCTACGCAAATCCGGATTTCGCCCCGGCGACCGTACGAACCGTGCTGCACCTGCTGGAGAGCTTCCCGCACCTCGGCCGACCGGTGCGTTTCGGCGAGACGCTCTCGGTCCTCGGGGATCTTCTGGAGGGGTAG